A genomic segment from Paraburkholderia hayleyella encodes:
- the hemC gene encoding hydroxymethylbilane synthase, with protein MTSETLPTPPRTLVIASRESRLALWQAEHVRDALRQRYPACDVQILGMTTRGDQILDRTLSKVGGKGLFVKELENALADGRADLAVHSLKDVPMELPPGFALPVILPRDDPRDAFVSPHWPNLAALPAGSVVGTSSLRREAMVRARYPHLVVQPLRGNLDTRLSKLDRGDYAGIILAAAGLKRLGLTERIRTVLEAHDSLPAAAQGALGIEIAAARTDLAAWLAPLHHEPSALAVLAERAVSRMLGGSCEVPLAAYAQWQAHVLHLRGSVALPDGRRVLSAAASATVTNAAEADALGRAVAADLVAQGAFEIVQALGVTGARDSAASAGSTDSPDSDSPSPAGAA; from the coding sequence CCAGGACGCTTGTGATTGCTTCAAGAGAAAGCCGTCTCGCACTCTGGCAGGCTGAACATGTGCGAGATGCGTTGCGCCAGCGCTATCCGGCTTGCGACGTGCAAATTCTGGGCATGACAACCCGTGGCGACCAGATTCTCGACCGTACGTTGTCGAAGGTTGGCGGCAAGGGGTTGTTCGTCAAGGAACTGGAAAACGCGCTGGCCGATGGTCGCGCCGATCTGGCGGTGCATTCGCTCAAGGATGTGCCGATGGAGCTGCCGCCCGGTTTTGCCCTCCCGGTCATCTTGCCGCGCGACGATCCGCGCGATGCATTTGTCTCCCCGCACTGGCCGAATCTGGCGGCGCTGCCTGCCGGCAGCGTGGTCGGCACCTCTAGCCTGCGCCGCGAAGCGATGGTGCGTGCCCGTTATCCACATCTCGTCGTCCAGCCTTTGCGCGGCAATCTCGATACCCGCCTCTCCAAGCTCGACCGTGGCGATTACGCGGGCATCATCCTCGCGGCGGCGGGTTTGAAACGGCTTGGGCTGACTGAGCGCATCCGTACCGTGCTCGAAGCGCATGACAGTTTGCCCGCTGCGGCACAGGGCGCACTCGGCATCGAAATTGCGGCGGCGCGTACCGATCTCGCGGCCTGGCTGGCACCCTTGCACCATGAGCCGAGCGCGCTAGCCGTATTGGCCGAGCGTGCGGTGTCGCGCATGCTCGGTGGCAGTTGCGAAGTGCCGTTGGCGGCTTACGCGCAGTGGCAGGCACACGTGCTGCATTTGCGCGGCAGCGTGGCGTTGCCCGATGGCCGGCGCGTGCTGAGCGCCGCAGCGTCCGCCACGGTGACAAACGCCGCCGAAGCGGACGCGCTGGGCCGTGCTGTCGCGGCCGATCTGGTGGCGCAGGGCGCGTTCGAAATCGTGCAAGCGCTGGGCGTGACCGGTGCCCGCGATTCCGCTGCATCGGCCGGTTCAACTGATTCACCTGATTCTGATTCACCCAGCCCGGCAGGCGCGGCATGA
- a CDS encoding heme biosynthesis protein HemY, which translates to MTIRGLLWLAILFAVAVALATVGRFDMGQVLFVYPPYRVDLSMNLFVVGLVVLFIVLYMLLRILRNIWRMPRRVAAYRARARVTKAHAALRDAISNLYAGRFSRAEKSAREALADAGNKGAAGLIAANAAHKLHEYGRRDEWLAQIHEADWQDARLMATADMRVDAHDADGALAALSELPASGSRRIHAQHIALRAQQQLKAWGEVLKLVRMLEKRDALHPAAAVRLRQLAAENLLRERRHNADALLELWHSLSAVERHSPRLADLAAELLVVLNRPQEARKIVEEALAHNWDARLLRRYPETAGGDALPLIQKAEGWKKSHPDDADLLFALGRLCLHQQLWGKAQSFLEMALKLADNEPLKIRSHRALARLHEQLGDAAKAGEHYRESALAMHIV; encoded by the coding sequence ATGACAATCCGGGGACTCCTCTGGCTGGCTATCCTGTTCGCGGTGGCCGTGGCGCTGGCCACCGTTGGGCGTTTCGATATGGGGCAGGTGCTGTTTGTCTATCCGCCCTATCGCGTCGATCTGTCGATGAACCTCTTCGTTGTGGGGCTCGTCGTGCTGTTCATCGTGCTTTATATGCTGCTGCGCATTCTGCGCAATATCTGGCGCATGCCGCGGCGAGTGGCGGCTTATCGCGCCCGTGCCCGCGTGACGAAAGCTCATGCGGCGTTGCGCGATGCGATCAGCAACCTGTATGCGGGACGTTTTTCGCGGGCCGAAAAATCAGCGCGCGAGGCGCTGGCCGATGCAGGTAACAAGGGTGCGGCGGGCCTGATCGCGGCCAATGCGGCGCACAAGCTGCACGAGTACGGGCGCCGCGACGAATGGCTGGCGCAGATTCACGAGGCTGACTGGCAGGACGCACGTTTGATGGCCACCGCTGACATGCGCGTCGATGCGCATGACGCCGATGGCGCACTGGCTGCGCTGTCGGAGCTGCCCGCGTCGGGCTCGCGCCGCATTCACGCGCAGCACATCGCGCTGCGTGCGCAACAGCAGCTCAAGGCTTGGGGCGAAGTGCTGAAACTGGTGCGGATGCTGGAAAAACGCGATGCGCTTCATCCCGCCGCGGCGGTGCGCTTGCGCCAGCTTGCGGCGGAGAACCTGTTGCGTGAGCGCCGCCATAACGCGGATGCGTTGCTTGAACTATGGCATTCGCTGTCGGCCGTCGAGCGTCATTCGCCCCGGCTGGCCGATTTGGCTGCCGAATTGCTGGTGGTGCTGAACCGTCCGCAAGAGGCGCGCAAGATCGTCGAGGAAGCGTTGGCGCATAACTGGGATGCCCGTTTGCTGCGCCGTTATCCCGAGACCGCGGGCGGCGATGCATTGCCCCTGATTCAAAAAGCCGAAGGCTGGAAAAAGAGCCATCCGGACGATGCCGATCTGCTGTTCGCGCTGGGCCGCCTGTGCCTGCATCAGCAACTGTGGGGCAAGGCGCAATCGTTCCTTGAAATGGCACTCAAGCTGGCGGATAACGAACCTTTGAAAATTCGCTCGCATCGCGCACTGGCGCGGTTACACGAGCAACTGGGTGATGCCGCGAAGGCTGGCGAGCATTACCGGGAAAGCGCGCTGGCGATGCATATCGTGTGA
- the hmpA gene encoding NO-inducible flavohemoprotein, producing MLSAEHREIVKATVPFLEAGGEALATHFYGLMLREYPEVRPLFNQTNQASGAQPRALAHSVLMYARHIDHLEKLGDLVAQIVNKHVSLNVLPEHYPIVGECLLRSIREVLGKDIATDAVIEAWTAAYQQLAGLLIGIEEQNYAAKEHAPGGWRGTRRFRLARKVKESDEITSFYLVPEDGGALLDFQPGQYIGLRLVIDGEEVRRNYSLSAAANGQEYRISVKREPNGRVSTYLHEQLGEGDIIELFAPSGEFQLKPGTKPLVLIGGGVGVTPLLAMLQTAAAAAPRPIYFIHAARNGGVQAFRNKVEELAAHVPQLKRFYCYEKPRQTDAEADATGLIDEALLAQWLPQSRDVEAYFVGPAAFMKAMKKYLKSLGVPESQTHYEFFGPAAALE from the coding sequence ATGCTTTCTGCGGAACATCGTGAGATTGTCAAAGCAACCGTGCCATTTCTTGAGGCTGGCGGTGAAGCGCTAGCTACGCATTTCTACGGTTTGATGTTGCGTGAATATCCGGAGGTTCGTCCGCTCTTCAATCAGACCAACCAGGCCAGCGGCGCACAACCCCGTGCGCTGGCTCACAGTGTGTTGATGTACGCACGCCATATCGACCACCTTGAAAAACTCGGTGATCTGGTGGCGCAAATCGTCAACAAGCACGTCTCGCTGAATGTCTTGCCCGAGCACTATCCGATCGTTGGTGAGTGTCTGTTGCGTTCGATTCGTGAAGTACTCGGCAAGGACATTGCGACCGATGCGGTGATAGAAGCGTGGACCGCGGCCTATCAGCAGCTTGCCGGGCTGCTGATCGGTATTGAAGAGCAGAACTACGCCGCGAAAGAACATGCGCCAGGCGGCTGGCGAGGCACGCGGCGCTTTCGCCTCGCACGGAAGGTGAAAGAGAGCGACGAAATCACCTCGTTTTATCTGGTGCCCGAGGATGGCGGTGCGCTACTCGATTTCCAACCGGGTCAGTACATCGGTTTGCGGCTCGTCATTGACGGCGAGGAGGTGCGCCGCAATTACTCGTTATCGGCGGCCGCGAACGGCCAGGAATACCGCATCAGCGTGAAGCGTGAGCCCAATGGCCGGGTTTCGACGTATTTGCATGAACAACTGGGTGAGGGCGACATCATCGAACTCTTTGCGCCATCCGGTGAGTTCCAGCTCAAACCGGGCACGAAGCCGCTGGTGCTGATTGGCGGAGGCGTTGGCGTGACGCCGTTGCTGGCGATGCTGCAAACGGCGGCGGCTGCCGCGCCGCGCCCGATTTACTTCATTCATGCGGCGCGCAACGGTGGGGTTCAGGCGTTTCGGAATAAAGTTGAAGAGCTCGCAGCCCACGTACCACAACTCAAGCGCTTTTACTGTTATGAGAAGCCGCGCCAGACGGATGCAGAGGCAGATGCGACAGGCTTGATCGATGAAGCGTTGCTGGCGCAGTGGTTACCGCAATCGCGCGATGTCGAGGCGTACTTCGTGGGGCCGGCTGCATTTATGAAAGCGATGAAAAAATATCTGAAATCGCTTGGCGTGCCCGAGTCTCAAACCCACTACGAGTTTTTTGGCCCGGCAGCAGCGCTGGAATAA
- a CDS encoding autotransporter outer membrane beta-barrel domain-containing protein, translated as MTKKIKVAGIGGVILFMGAVPSSAGAACTNPVPGSNTTVNCSGSGISSVNAASGSSGVTINIDAGATGNYTLPGTTTPFTVDSTSAITNNGKLSMSGDGTGFTQRGAVLLGVHDGNTITNGVSGVIATTGAYSDGIAANGHDNTLVNHGTITTQGNNSYGMTAAWGQVNSGAADNTITNTGTVLTSGSNARAVSILGGSSTINNSGTMNASGRDATAVYMQGNNDTLINSGTIESTGTVSGSGNVDAVVSNTVSGLFTATITNLAGGKIISNNGIGVRSTNGNTTITNAGLIQGGDGTAIKGGNGNVTLILQTGSQIIGAAEGGRGANTVTLQGSGTASNAFTDFQSLTMEGADWTWAGTGTFSNALVQSGTLNLTGMLGTTTASVMATVNAGATLQANASNLPLSVTSNGLVRFQQDTTGTYAGTLLGNGAVEKTGTGTLTLTPTAAGGNSYTGGTTITQGTLVVATDHALGAQSGGLTFNGGTLRFGQTFNLTAERAVSITSNNGTIDTQGFNSAIAQNITGTGSLTKQGSGTLTLNGANSYAGGTNVNAGSVIVGDGTSASAALGGSGPVRVASGATLGGYGRVTGNVTNNGTIVVANAFTSLASGAAGNFGINGNLINAGLVQLGGRGVGNTLTVAGNYVGQNAAIALNTYLAGDGAASDKLIVSGGNASGSSMLKVTNVGGPGAQTTGNGIQVVQVMNGATTGTGAFALSGGAVSAGAYKYFLAKGGVSGGTGNNWYLRNTIPSAPSPPPPVIPPTPPVTPPVTPPVTPPVTPPVTPIVTGEGTPDSIVNAVEQAKPDANQVPVYRPEVPLYAEAPAVARQLGLLQIDTFHERQGEQSLLTEKGSVPASWVRTWGGHSDIQQKGEVNPSFDGTVWGTQIGQELYADNRPGGQRNHYGFLLGFSRAVGDAKGFALAQPDLDVGSLQVNAYNLGGYWTHIGPGGWYTDAVVMGSALTVRTHSNDNVSGSTNGNAFTGSLEAGLPIALGYGLTLEPQAQLVWQYLALERFNDGVSDVTWNNGNTFLGRIGARLQWAFSANGVDWMPYLRMNVLRSFGVNDKTTFSGTTTLGTQVGQTAGQIGVGLAAQLTKRGSMYVTFSYLTNLGGEHQRTITGNGGVRWAW; from the coding sequence ATGACGAAAAAAATCAAAGTGGCTGGAATTGGCGGAGTCATCCTGTTCATGGGCGCCGTACCGTCCAGCGCCGGGGCCGCCTGTACGAACCCAGTACCGGGCAGCAACACGACGGTGAACTGCTCAGGCAGCGGCATTTCGTCAGTGAACGCGGCGAGCGGCAGTTCGGGTGTGACGATCAACATCGATGCAGGCGCAACCGGCAATTACACGCTGCCGGGCACGACCACGCCTTTTACCGTCGATTCCACGAGTGCGATCACGAACAACGGCAAGCTGTCGATGTCGGGCGACGGTACGGGTTTTACACAACGTGGCGCGGTACTGCTCGGCGTGCATGACGGCAATACGATAACCAATGGCGTGTCGGGTGTGATTGCCACGACGGGCGCCTACAGTGATGGCATAGCCGCCAATGGTCACGACAACACACTCGTCAATCACGGCACGATCACGACCCAGGGCAATAACTCATACGGCATGACAGCTGCATGGGGGCAGGTCAACTCGGGTGCGGCGGACAATACGATCACCAACACCGGAACGGTTTTAACCTCGGGCAGCAATGCGCGCGCTGTGTCGATTCTTGGCGGCAGTAGCACGATCAACAACAGTGGCACGATGAATGCGAGCGGCCGCGATGCCACGGCCGTCTACATGCAGGGCAACAATGACACGCTGATCAACAGCGGCACAATCGAGAGCACGGGCACCGTATCGGGCAGCGGCAACGTTGATGCGGTGGTGTCGAACACCGTCAGCGGTTTGTTTACCGCGACGATCACAAACCTGGCCGGCGGCAAGATCATCAGCAACAACGGCATCGGCGTGCGCTCGACCAACGGCAACACAACCATCACCAACGCGGGGCTGATTCAGGGCGGTGACGGCACCGCGATCAAGGGCGGTAACGGCAACGTGACGCTGATCCTGCAGACAGGCTCGCAGATTATCGGCGCGGCCGAAGGTGGGCGTGGCGCCAACACCGTGACGTTGCAGGGCTCGGGCACGGCATCAAACGCATTCACGGATTTCCAGAGCCTGACGATGGAGGGCGCTGACTGGACATGGGCGGGCACGGGAACGTTTTCAAACGCGCTCGTGCAAAGCGGCACGCTCAATCTCACGGGCATGCTGGGCACCACGACAGCATCGGTCATGGCGACGGTGAACGCCGGCGCAACCTTGCAGGCGAATGCCTCGAACTTGCCGCTGTCGGTCACCAGCAACGGGCTTGTACGCTTCCAGCAGGACACGACCGGCACCTATGCGGGCACCCTCCTTGGCAACGGTGCTGTCGAGAAGACGGGCACGGGCACATTGACGCTTACGCCCACCGCAGCCGGCGGCAACAGCTACACGGGCGGCACAACGATCACGCAGGGCACGCTGGTGGTTGCGACCGATCATGCGCTGGGCGCACAGTCGGGCGGCCTCACGTTCAATGGCGGCACGCTGCGGTTCGGCCAGACGTTCAACCTGACCGCGGAGCGCGCGGTGTCCATCACGTCGAACAACGGCACGATTGATACACAGGGCTTTAATTCGGCGATTGCGCAGAACATCACGGGCACGGGTTCGCTGACGAAGCAGGGCAGCGGCACGCTGACGCTGAATGGCGCGAACAGCTACGCAGGCGGCACGAACGTGAATGCAGGTAGCGTGATCGTTGGCGATGGCACGAGCGCATCGGCTGCCCTGGGCGGCAGCGGCCCCGTGAGGGTCGCGTCGGGCGCGACGCTTGGCGGCTACGGCCGCGTCACGGGCAACGTGACGAACAACGGCACGATTGTCGTGGCGAATGCCTTTACGAGCCTCGCCAGCGGGGCTGCGGGCAACTTCGGGATCAACGGCAACCTGATAAACGCGGGGCTCGTGCAACTGGGTGGCCGGGGCGTTGGCAACACGCTAACGGTTGCGGGCAACTATGTCGGGCAGAACGCAGCGATTGCGCTGAATACCTATCTGGCGGGTGACGGTGCGGCATCTGACAAGCTGATCGTCAGTGGCGGCAACGCAAGCGGTAGCAGCATGCTGAAGGTGACGAACGTCGGTGGTCCTGGTGCACAGACGACAGGTAACGGCATCCAGGTTGTGCAGGTGATGAATGGCGCAACGACGGGTACCGGTGCATTCGCGTTGTCGGGTGGAGCGGTCAGTGCCGGGGCCTATAAGTACTTCCTCGCCAAGGGTGGAGTGTCCGGTGGCACGGGTAACAACTGGTACCTGCGCAACACGATTCCGTCGGCGCCCTCTCCACCTCCACCTGTGATACCGCCTACACCGCCTGTAACGCCACCCGTGACGCCACCCGTGACGCCACCTGTAACGCCGCCTGTCACACCCATCGTCACGGGAGAAGGCACGCCTGATTCGATCGTCAATGCCGTCGAGCAGGCGAAACCGGATGCGAATCAGGTGCCTGTCTATCGTCCTGAAGTCCCGCTGTACGCGGAAGCGCCGGCCGTCGCGCGCCAGCTCGGCCTGCTGCAGATCGACACGTTCCACGAGCGCCAGGGTGAACAGTCGTTGCTCACCGAAAAGGGCTCGGTGCCCGCATCGTGGGTGCGCACTTGGGGCGGGCATAGCGACATCCAGCAAAAAGGCGAGGTGAACCCCTCGTTCGACGGCACGGTCTGGGGCACGCAAATTGGGCAGGAACTATACGCGGACAACCGGCCAGGCGGACAGCGTAATCACTACGGCTTTCTTCTCGGGTTCTCGCGTGCGGTGGGGGACGCCAAGGGTTTCGCGCTTGCGCAACCCGATCTCGATGTCGGTTCGTTGCAGGTCAATGCGTACAACCTGGGCGGCTACTGGACGCATATCGGCCCGGGAGGCTGGTACACGGACGCTGTCGTGATGGGCAGCGCGCTAACGGTGCGCACGCATTCGAATGACAACGTGAGCGGTTCGACGAATGGCAACGCGTTCACCGGCTCGCTCGAAGCGGGTCTGCCTATTGCGCTTGGCTATGGGCTCACGCTTGAGCCGCAGGCGCAACTGGTGTGGCAGTACCTCGCGCTTGAGCGGTTCAACGATGGCGTATCGGACGTCACGTGGAATAACGGTAATACCTTCCTCGGCCGGATTGGCGCACGGCTGCAATGGGCGTTCAGCGCGAACGGCGTCGACTGGATGCCGTATCTGCGCATGAATGTACTGCGCTCGTTCGGCGTGAACGACAAGACGACGTTTAGCGGCACGACGACGCTCGGCACGCAGGTCGGGCAGACGGCCGGACAAATCGGCGTCGGGCTTGCCGCGCAGTTGACGAAGCGCGGCAGCATGTATGTGACGTTCAGCTATCTGACGAACCTGGGCGGTGAGCACCAGCGCACGATAACGGGAAATGGCGGCGTGCGCTGGGCATGGTGA
- a CDS encoding tetratricopeptide repeat protein — MSLLPLPEPAFNDAHATALFIRADTHYLAGQIHDALQLYEAVQVLQPGHPDVLHRLALASLQADQPGRARDYLDRALNAAPARADIWNQRIALASAYGSHQEACALCQLALDIAGDTAVLQQQFGDCLRQTGEPAKAGQHYLRALELNPRLHAARFALGTLYAENAQHEKAAHHFQQLCHEDPTHLQAGLALLRALAALGAPLYPWLAQLRERFSADVFALKELAFTLNQLEHFDDALSVAQQGLALDPEHALLHHNASYACNILGDFDAARGHSIEAARLLPHDASAQFNLALTQLRFGDFEQGWKQYVWHEKLPENHDLVRPDWPEWQGEALAGCRFLLIGEQGLGDQLQFLRLAAWLHQRGAQVDVWVDQPLVELARHVTGVHTAWQTLPPGPYDYWCRMTRVAEHMKLELAMLPAMTPYLAAPPEDIEHWRKKLAMLNAGPSVPSMRPTRSAAGDTKRIGLIWAGNPDYRFDRYRSIALPLLAPLLQLPGVTWFSLQKGPAENDPCTLNAAAPMQMPAAHIETFSDTLALLHHLDLLLTVDTSVAHLAGAAGLPMWILLPTCTDWRWMVRRNDSPWYPSARLFRQRELGDWAPVLQDVEAALRAWLKTPR, encoded by the coding sequence GTGTCTTTATTGCCCTTGCCCGAGCCGGCGTTCAACGATGCGCACGCCACCGCCCTGTTCATCCGCGCCGATACGCATTACCTGGCAGGCCAGATTCACGACGCGCTACAACTCTACGAAGCCGTTCAGGTACTGCAACCCGGCCATCCGGATGTCCTGCACCGGCTGGCCCTGGCGTCGCTACAAGCAGATCAGCCCGGGCGCGCCCGCGACTATCTGGACCGTGCCCTGAACGCGGCACCTGCACGCGCGGATATCTGGAACCAGCGCATTGCGCTAGCTAGCGCATATGGCAGCCACCAGGAAGCCTGTGCGTTGTGCCAACTGGCGCTGGACATCGCGGGCGACACGGCCGTGCTACAGCAGCAATTCGGCGACTGCCTGAGACAAACCGGCGAGCCAGCCAAAGCCGGGCAGCACTATCTGCGCGCGCTCGAACTCAATCCGCGGTTGCATGCCGCGAGGTTCGCGCTCGGTACGCTGTACGCTGAAAACGCACAGCACGAAAAAGCGGCTCATCATTTTCAGCAGCTCTGCCACGAAGACCCCACCCATTTGCAAGCCGGCCTCGCGCTGCTCCGCGCGCTCGCCGCACTGGGCGCGCCTCTGTACCCATGGCTGGCGCAGCTCCGTGAGCGTTTTAGCGCCGATGTCTTCGCGCTGAAAGAACTCGCCTTTACGCTCAACCAGCTTGAACACTTCGACGATGCCCTCAGCGTGGCGCAGCAAGGGCTCGCGCTCGATCCGGAACATGCCCTGCTGCATCACAACGCGTCCTACGCCTGCAATATCCTGGGTGACTTCGACGCAGCCCGCGGGCACAGCATCGAAGCTGCCCGCCTCTTGCCTCATGACGCCTCCGCGCAATTTAATCTCGCCCTCACGCAACTGCGTTTCGGCGACTTCGAGCAGGGCTGGAAACAATATGTGTGGCACGAAAAGCTGCCCGAGAACCATGACCTCGTGCGGCCTGACTGGCCCGAGTGGCAAGGCGAAGCCCTCGCGGGATGCCGCTTCCTGCTGATTGGCGAACAAGGTCTGGGCGACCAGTTGCAGTTTTTGCGTCTGGCCGCCTGGCTGCATCAACGCGGTGCGCAAGTAGACGTCTGGGTTGACCAGCCACTCGTCGAACTCGCTCGTCACGTCACGGGTGTGCACACTGCATGGCAAACCTTGCCGCCTGGACCCTACGATTACTGGTGCCGCATGACGCGCGTCGCGGAACACATGAAGCTCGAACTGGCCATGCTGCCCGCCATGACACCCTACCTGGCCGCCCCGCCCGAAGACATCGAGCACTGGCGCAAAAAGCTGGCCATGCTGAACGCCGGACCCTCCGTGCCTTCTATGCGTCCTACGCGCTCCGCGGCGGGCGACACGAAGCGTATCGGTCTCATCTGGGCCGGCAACCCCGATTACAGGTTCGATCGTTACCGCTCGATTGCACTGCCGTTACTCGCGCCCCTGTTGCAGCTACCTGGCGTGACCTGGTTTTCGCTGCAGAAAGGCCCGGCCGAAAATGACCCATGCACCCTCAACGCAGCGGCCCCTATGCAAATGCCCGCCGCGCACATCGAAACCTTCAGCGACACCCTGGCGTTGCTTCATCACCTTGATCTGCTGCTGACCGTCGACACCTCGGTGGCGCACCTGGCCGGTGCTGCGGGGCTACCCATGTGGATCTTGCTGCCAACCTGTACTGACTGGCGCTGGATGGTGAGACGCAACGATAGTCCGTGGTATCCCTCGGCGCGGCTTTTTCGCCAGCGCGAACTGGGCGACTGGGCACCCGTGCTGCAAGACGTCGAAGCCGCGTTGCGCGCATGGCTGAAAACGCCACGCTGA
- a CDS encoding MATE family efflux transporter, translating into MPASIPGAKARLNCGHRRVLALAIPIVLANLTQPLLGAVDTAVAGHLDEVASLGGVALGGLVFSFVFWGFGFLRMGTTGLVAQAFGAGDQVALRLTLARALLLAGVIGLAVLALQTPLIHAALTLLGGSAAVQQQAQAYCQARIWAAPLALANYVILGWLLGIQHVRLALALQVLINAINIAAVLLYVYGLDRGVTGIGAATATADALGFAAGAALLWHLRPRGLTPLKWAALFERRGLQRLIALNRDLFIRTLCLLASFGWFAHLGAKQGDITLAANALLLNFQTLMAYALDGFAHAAEALVGATVGAGDRRAFRQTLRVTLLWSVLGALGFSLMYWMLGPWLIAQLTDQMAVRLHAQTLLPWAVALPVVSVWGFLLDGVFIGATRTRELMQAMVLSFALFAMASWGLLTAYGNPGLWAALLLFMAMRGVTLAGFLPALMRGIGPGKT; encoded by the coding sequence ATCCCTGCGTCCATACCTGGGGCCAAGGCCCGACTGAATTGCGGACATCGCCGGGTCCTCGCGCTCGCCATTCCTATCGTTCTCGCCAATCTGACTCAACCTCTTCTAGGCGCGGTCGATACCGCCGTCGCGGGACATCTCGACGAGGTGGCCAGCCTGGGCGGCGTTGCGCTCGGCGGGCTGGTTTTCAGTTTCGTGTTCTGGGGCTTCGGTTTTTTACGCATGGGCACGACAGGGCTCGTCGCACAAGCGTTTGGCGCGGGCGATCAGGTTGCGCTCCGTCTGACCCTGGCGCGGGCCCTGCTTCTGGCGGGTGTCATTGGCCTTGCCGTGCTGGCGTTACAAACCCCGTTGATCCACGCAGCACTCACGTTGCTGGGTGGCAGCGCCGCCGTCCAGCAGCAGGCCCAGGCGTACTGCCAGGCGCGGATCTGGGCCGCCCCGCTGGCACTCGCCAATTACGTCATTCTCGGCTGGCTGCTGGGCATCCAGCACGTGCGCCTCGCTCTTGCGCTCCAGGTATTGATTAACGCGATCAATATCGCCGCCGTGCTGCTCTATGTGTATGGCCTGGACAGAGGGGTAACGGGCATCGGCGCCGCCACGGCAACAGCGGATGCGCTTGGCTTTGCTGCTGGGGCAGCGTTGCTGTGGCATCTGCGGCCACGGGGCCTGACTCCACTCAAGTGGGCTGCGCTGTTTGAGCGCCGCGGACTGCAACGTCTCATCGCGCTCAACCGCGACCTCTTCATTCGCACGCTGTGCCTGCTCGCCTCGTTCGGTTGGTTTGCTCACCTCGGCGCGAAGCAAGGGGATATCACGCTCGCCGCCAATGCACTTTTGCTGAATTTTCAAACGTTGATGGCGTATGCCCTGGATGGCTTCGCCCATGCGGCGGAAGCGCTCGTGGGCGCCACGGTTGGCGCGGGTGACCGGCGCGCATTTCGTCAAACGCTGCGCGTGACACTGTTGTGGTCGGTACTTGGCGCGCTCGGGTTTTCGTTGATGTACTGGATGCTGGGCCCCTGGCTGATCGCCCAGCTTACCGACCAGATGGCCGTACGTCTGCATGCCCAGACCTTGCTGCCATGGGCGGTGGCCTTGCCTGTCGTGTCGGTTTGGGGCTTCTTGCTGGATGGCGTGTTCATTGGTGCGACGCGCACGCGTGAGCTGATGCAGGCCATGGTGCTGTCATTCGCGCTATTCGCCATGGCCTCATGGGGGCTGCTCACCGCTTACGGCAACCCTGGCTTGTGGGCAGCGTTACTCCTCTTCATGGCCATGCGCGGCGTCACGCTCGCAGGGTTTTTGCCAGCGCTCATGCGTGGCATCGGGCCCGGCAAGACTTAA
- a CDS encoding DUF2288 domain-containing protein, which translates to MTSSAPVHSPLYLTLLAETAKIGWPELERFFAQGILLHVAHDLDLVSVAEAIASDHTGLVSQWLSTGQVTRLEAATAADFTARDPDLWAVVVSPWVCVQERG; encoded by the coding sequence ATGACGTCCTCCGCCCCCGTTCACAGCCCGCTCTATCTCACCTTGCTTGCGGAAACCGCAAAAATCGGCTGGCCCGAACTGGAGCGCTTTTTTGCCCAGGGCATCTTGCTGCACGTCGCACACGATCTTGATCTGGTGAGCGTCGCGGAAGCCATCGCTAGCGACCATACCGGGCTAGTCTCCCAATGGCTCTCGACGGGGCAGGTAACGCGGCTCGAAGCCGCGACCGCTGCGGATTTCACCGCCCGCGATCCCGATTTATGGGCCGTCGTGGTGTCGCCGTGGGTCTGCGTTCAGGAACGCGGTTGA